In the genome of Vicia villosa cultivar HV-30 ecotype Madison, WI linkage group LG7, Vvil1.0, whole genome shotgun sequence, one region contains:
- the LOC131615766 gene encoding protein ENHANCED DOWNY MILDEW 2-like, producing the protein MKRRFADLDDESETEYQSLLVSNYHLEDDDDEPVSFSVLPLKWRDSEVSNVDDGSRGKIFLHGTSDSGLQKIFMQVTAWKFDLSGLKPEVLLLSKDRRWIKLQKPRKSFQDTVKTVIITLYFLHCVKRKPRLSTDSFWSNLCKDRDLSSYGFKPSHKDLLDHMPLIGEATRRDVFLARSKLLRTVLGDKPEYEKLSYEESEDSDNDIIEETDEDSKVEDDLFDSVCAMCDNGGDLIMCDGACMRSFHATKADGRESMCDSLGFTKKQVDDIETFYCKNCEYRQHQCFACGKLGSSDKDKGAEVFKCASETCDRFYHPHCVAKLLPPEKHFAEGKPFTCPIHFCCVCKGLENKMEHELQFGVCNRCPKSYHRKCLPIGIAFDIDGVETRAWEGLLPHNRILIYCLNHEIIDKLGTPVRDHVKFPDIGASVLENNISNKRMKPTTKERVIFENNVDIVKSSGKSTANHEINDKLDTHVKDHIKFPNTKASVREINTSNKRMKPTTKERLENNVGFVKSYGKSTANHEINEKLGTPVKDHIKLPDAKASVREINTSSTRLKPTTKERVILENNTGFVKSSGRSTAAGSKVTKKTVTLENHVGFDESSRMSTAAGSKVNKETVLALINVGFDKSSGKSTTAGSKASKERVALENNVGFDKSSGKSTAAGSKVTKMTATLDNNVGFDKSSEKSTAAGCKASKERVALENKVGFDKSSGKSTAAGSKVTKMTATLENNIGFDKLSEKSTTAGCKASKERVALENNVGFDKSSGKSTVAGFKVTGKLPSNNHTSNETSRRVLTENKKSVSNLTGQKLNASMSKGFKPTQHDNQVDDADNETLSIKPIRTTLPPAPVSKGLKQSKQLDDADNQTLSIKPIRSVLSPLDADSEKGLVDSFKEARSSILLEGMVGKQKLGDVEDKLVLNHDLPESTDVQEEEACVNESQKRSSRHGSLEEESDKKHEFKISQSWKTSGKRTQVKKNDRRGLGVASQLFKGKGAVSKAKTITRLVKEVSSHQRKTRSETKSFQTPDRVVPAGFAAGPNYEYSLHHSAGWLDE; encoded by the exons ATGAAGAGACGATTCGCTGATTTAGATGATGAATCCGAGACTGAGTATCAGTCTCTGCTTGTATCGAATTATCATCTTGAAGATGACGATGATGAGCCTGTATCTTTTTCTGTTTTGCCGCTTAAATGGAGAGATTCCGAGGTTTCGAATGTTGATGATGGCAGCAGAGGGAAGATATTCCTGCATGGAACTTCAGATAGTGGATTGCAGAAGATTTTCATGCAGGTTACTGCTTGGAAGTTTGATCTTTCTGGTTTAAAGCCTGAGGTGTTGTTGCTGTCGAAGGATAGGAGGTGGATTAAGCTTCAGAAGCCGCGGAAAAGCTTTCAGGATACTGTTAAAACTGTTATAATTACGCTTTACTTTCTTCATTGTGTTAAGAGGAAACCTCGATTATCTACTGATTCTTTTTGGAGTAACTTGTGTAAGGATAGAGATTTGAg CTCTTATGGGTTTAAACCTTCACACAAGGATTTACTGGATCATATGCCTTTGATTGGTGAAGCTACCAGAAGAGATGTTTTCCTTGCTCGGTCTAAG CTTTTGCGCACAGTTTTAGGGGACAAGCCAGAGTATGAAAAACTATCTTATGAG GAATCTGAAGATAGTGACAATGACATCATCGAAGAAACTGATGAAGACTCAAAAGTAGAGGATGATTTGTTTGATTCCGTTTGTGCAATGTGTGACAATGGTGGTGATCTTATAAT GTGTGATGGAGCATGCATGAGGTCTTTTCATGCTACTAAGGCGGATGGTAGGGAATCTATGTGTGATTCTCTTGGATTTACAAAGAAGCAAGTTGAT GATATTGAGACATTTTATTGTAAAAATTGTGAATATCGTCAGCATCAATGCTTTGCATGTGGCAAGCTGGGTTCGTCTGATAAAGATAAGGGTGCCGAG GTCTTTAAATGTGCTTCTGAAACATGTGACCGTTTCTACCATCCACATTGTGTCGCAAAGTTACTTCCTCCTGAGAAACATTTTGCCGAGGGGAAACCCTTTACATGTCCAATTCATTTTTGTTGTGTCTGTAAAGGATTGGAGAATAAGATGGAACATGAGTTGCAATTTGGAGTTTGTAACCGATGTCCAAAGTCATATCATCGCAAATGTTTGCCGAT AGGGATTGCTTTTGACATCGATGGTGTTGAAACAAGGGCTTGGGAAGGTCTTTTGCCACACAATCGCATTCTTATATATTGCTT AAATCACGAGATCATTGATAAGCTTGGGACTCCTGTAAGAGATCATGTAAAATTCCCCGACATTGGAGCTAGTGTTCTGgaaaataatatttctaataagaGAATGAAGCCTACAACTAAAGAGAGAGTTATATTTGAGAACAATGTTGACATTGTTAAATCATCTGGGAAGAGCACTGCAAATCACGAGATCAATGATAAGCTTGACACTCATGTAAAGGATCATATAAAATTCCCCAACACTAAAGCTAGCGTTCGGGAAATTAATACTTCTAATAAGAGGATGAAGCCTACAACTAAAGAGAGATTGGAGAACAATGTTGGTTTTGTTAAATCATATGGGAAGAGCACTGCAAATCATGAGATCAATGAGAAGCTTGGGACTCCTGTAAAAGATCATATAAAACTCCCTGATGCTAAAGCTAGTGTTCGGGAAATTAACACTTCTAGTACGAGGTTGAAGCCTACAACTAAAGAGAGAGTTATATTGGAAAACAATACTGGCTTTGTTAAATCATCTGGGAGGAGCACTGCAGCAGGATCTAAAGTAACTAAGAAGACAGTTACATTGGAGAACCATGTTGGTTTTGATGAATCATCTCGGATGAGCACTGCAGCAGGATCTAAAGTAAATAAAGAGACCGTGTTGGCTTTGATAAATGTTGGCTTTGATAAATCATCTGGGAAGAGCACCACAGCAGGGTCTAAAGCATCTAAAGAAAGAGTTGCATTGGAGAACAATGTAGGCTTTGATAAATCATCTGGGAAGAGCACTGCTGCAGGATCTAAAGTAACTAAAATGACAGCTACATTGGATAACAATGTTGGCTTTGATAAATCATCTGAGAAGAGCACCGCAGCAGGGTGTAAAGCATCTAAAGAAAGAGTTGCATTGGAGAACAAAGTCGGCTTTGATAAATCATCTGGGAAGAGCACTGCTGCAGGATCTAAAGTAACTAAAATGACAGCTACATTGGAGAacaatattggctttgataaaTTGTCTGAGAAGAGCACCACAGCAGGGTGTAAAGCATCTAAAGAAAGAGTTGCATTGGAGAACAATGTCGGCTTTGATAAATCATCTGGGAAGAGCACTGTTGCAGGATTTAAAGTGACTGGAAAACTGCCTTCAAATAATCACACATCAAATGAAACATCCAGAAGGGTTTTGACTGAAAATAAGAAATCAGTCTCAAACCTAACTGGTCAGAAATTGAATGCTTCTATGAGTAAAGGTTTTAAACCAACCCAGCATGACAATCAGGTCGATGATGCAGACAATGAAACCCTGTCGATCAAACCTATAAGAACTACATTGCCTCCAGCTCCTGTGAGTAAAGGTTTAAAACAAAGCAAGCAGCTTGATGATGCAGATAATCAGACCCTGTCAATCAAGCCTATTAGAAGTGTATTGTCTCCACTGGATGCGGATTCAGAGAAAGG TTTGGTGGATTCATTTAAAGAAGCCAGATCCTCAATATTATTGGAGGGTATGGTAGGAAAGCAAAAGTTGGGAGATGTTGAGGACAAGCTGGTGCTGAATCATGATCTCCCAGAGTCAACTGATGTTCAAGAAGAAGAAGCATGCGTAAATGAAAGTCAGAAAAGAAGTTCACGGCATGGTAGTCTTGAAGAGGAGAGTGATAAGAAACATGAGTTTAAGATTAGCCAGTCTTGGAAGACATCTGGGAAGAGAACACAAGTTAAGAAAAATGATAGAAGAGGACTGGGTGTGGCCTCACAATTGTTTAAAGGAAAAGGGGCGGTCTCAAAAGCCAAAACCATAACACGGCTTGTAAAAGAAGTGTCTAGCCATCAGAGGAAAACTCGTAGTGAGACTAAAAGTTTCCAGACTCCTGATCGTGTTGTGCCGGCAGGTTTTGCAGCTGGTCCTAATTATGAATATTCACTCCACC
- the LOC131619663 gene encoding putative lipid-transfer protein DIR1, producing the protein MAYSSGKTLGQWMVAALFFAMLGGSLAVLLCNIESSELKLCHDAVTGKNPPDPDTKCCDVVHRCNLTCLCGYKSELPLFGINPANAMALPGKCGEKKPSNC; encoded by the coding sequence ATGGCATATTCTAGTGGAAAGACTTTGGGGCAGTGGATGGTTGCAGCATTGTTCTTTGCCATGTTGGGTGGAAGTCTAGCTGTTTTACTATGTAACATAGAATCAAGTGAGCTAAAATTATGTCATGATGCTGTTACCGGCAAAAACCCGCCAGACCCGGATACGAAATGCTGCGATGTTGTTCACCGGTGCAATCTTACTTGCCTTTGCGGTTACAAGTCTGAACTACCTTTATTTGGTATCAACCCTGCAAATGCTATGGCCTTGCCTGGTAAATGTGGTGAGAAAAAGCCGTCCAATTGTTAA
- the LOC131615764 gene encoding fimbrin-1-like — protein MSKFEGVIVSDQWLQSQFTQVELRSLKSKFVSFKNQNGKVTFGDLSSLMMKLKAFVEMYNEDEIRGILNESGNDFANDVGFEDFLKAYLNLRSEVTTKQGGKKHSSSFLKDTITTLLHTISQSEKACYVAHINSYLGDDPFLSQYLPLDPATNDLFDLSKDGILLCKLINVAVPGTIDERAINTKRNLTLWERNENHTLCLNSAKAIGCTVVNIGTQDLVEGRPHLVLGLISQIIKIQLLADLSLKKTPQLVELVDDSQDIEELLNLSPEKVLLKWMNFHLQRGGYEKTVKNFSSDLKSGEAYAYLLNVLAPEHCNPSTLDTKDANDRANLVLEHAEKVGCKRYLNSRDITEGTSNLNLAFVAQLFHHRSGLSTDTKKMSYAEMMTEDVQTCREERCFRMWINSLGISTRVNNLFEDVRNGWILLEVLDKIFPGSVNWKQATRPPIRMPFRKVENCNQVIKVSKQLKFSLVNVAGNDIVQGNKKLILALLWQLMRFTMLQLLKNLRSHSQGKEISDTDILKWANRKVNSIGRTSHIQSFKDKSISSGLFFLELLSAVEPRVVNWNLVTKGESDDEKKLNATYIISVARKLGCSIYLLPEDIMEVNQKMILTLAASIMYWSLQQQTEDTDSFPSPVSTITNVTPDASPAPSVCGDDEAYSSLNGDFSNLSVDDTTSDTTVSSQLEFDGGVVEDELF, from the exons ATGTCGAAATTTGAGGGTGTTATTGTATCTGATCAATGGCTTCAAAGCCAGTTTACACAGGTTGAACTTCGTAGCCTCAAATCAAAA TTTGTGTCTTTTAAAAATCAGAATGGGAAGGTTACATTTGGAGATTTATCATCTTTGATGATGAAGCTAAAGGCATTTGTAGAAATGTATAATGAAGATGAGATTAGGGGGATCTTGAATGAATCTGGCAATGATTTTGCCAATGATGTTGGTTTTGAAGACTTCTTGAAG GCATATTTGAATTTGAGAAGCGAAGTTACAACGAAACAAGGTGGAAAGAAGCATTCCTCATCATTCCTTAAGGACACAATTACTACCCTTCTTCACACGATCAGCCAATCAGAAAAAGCATGTTATGTTGCTCATATAAACAGCTACCTCGGCGATGATCCATTTTTGAGTCAATATCTTCCTTTGGATCCGGCTACAAATGATCTATTTGATCTTTCAAAAGATGGCATTCTTCTGTG TAAGCTTATTAATGTTGCTGTGCCTGGGACTATAGACGAGCGAGCCATCAATACGAAACGAAATCTTACTCTTTGGGAGAGAAATGAGAACCATACTCTATGCCTCAATTCAGCTAAGGCTATCGGCTGCACAGTGGTAAACATTGGAACACAGGACTTAGTTGAAGGAAGA CCTCATCTTGTTCTAGGATTGATTTCCCAAATCATAAAG ATCCAACTTCTGGCGGATCTCAGCCTTAAAAAGACGCCTCAACTTGTGGAGTTGGTTGATGATAGCCAA GACATTGAAGAGCTTCTTAATTTGTCTCCTGAAAAGGTTCTATTAAAATGGATGAATTTTCATCTCCAGAGGGGAGGTTACGAGAAAACTGTCAAGAATTTTTCTTCTGATTTGAAG AGTGGAGAGGCTTATGCGTATCTTCTTAATGTCCTTGCTCCCGAACATTGCAATCCATCCACCTTAGATACTAAAGATGCCAATGATAGAGCAAATCTTGTGCTTGAGCATGCCGAGAAAGTGGGCTGCAAAAGATACCTAAACTCGAGAGATATTACCGAGGGTACCTCAAATCTTAATCTTGCATTTGTCGCACAATTATTTCATCACAG GAGTGGCCTATCGACAGATACTAAAAAGATGTCGTATGCTGAGATGATGACAGAAGATGTGCAAACATGTAGAGAAGAGAGATGCTTCAGGATGTGGATCAATAGTCTTGGAATTTCTACTCGTGTAAATAATCTATTTGAGGATGTTCGAAACGG GTGGATACTTCTAGAAGTTCTAGACAAGATTTTTCCAGGATCGGTTAACTGGAAACAGGCAACAAGACCCCCAATAAGAATGCCATTCAGAAAAGTCGAGAACTGCAATCAGGTCATAAAAGTCAGTAAACAACTGAAGTTCTCTCTAGTCAATGTAGCTGGCAATGACATTGTGCAAGGAAATAAGAAGCTAATTCTTG CTTTATTGTGGCAGTTGATGAGATTCACAATGCTTCAACTGTTGAAAAATTTGCGATCTCATTCCCAAGGAAAGGAGATCAGTGATACTGATATCTTGAAATGGGCAAACAGAAAAGTGAATAGCATTGGCAGAACATCTCACATTCAGAGTTTCAAG GATAAGAGCATATCAAGTGGACTCtttttccttgaacttctgagtGCTGTAGAGCCAAGGGTTGTCAATTGGAACCTAGTCACCAAGGGTGAAAGTG ATGATGAAAAGAAGTTGAATGCCACATACATAATCAGTGTCGCTCGAAAGCTTGGTTGTTCCATATATTTGTTACCCGAGGATATCATGGAG GttaatcagaagatgattctgacTCTAGCAGCTAGTATAATGTACTGGAGTCTCCAACAACAGACCGAAGATACAGATTCATTTCCTTCCCCTGTCAGCACTATCACTAACGTAACACCTGATGCTTCCCCTGCACCTTCTGTTTGCGGTGACGATGAAGCATATTCCTCCCTTAATGGTGATTTCTCCAACTTGAGTGTTGATGACACCACTTCCGATACAACAGTCTCTTCACAACTCGAGTTTGATGGCGGAGTTGTCGAAGATGAGTTATTTTGA
- the LOC131615763 gene encoding pentatricopeptide repeat-containing protein At4g39952, mitochondrial, which yields MVMRISLPKFDHAELIFLSKRLTTLQSLLPFHAITVTTGNSTNPFIAAKLISLYDTLNHPSSSSTLFHSLPFKDTFLWNSFLKTLFSRSLFPQLLSFYSLMRSSNVLPNHFTFPMVASSYAHLMLLPSGMTLHGLAYKVGFLPSSSAVGSSFVSLYSRCGKMIDAVKVFDEISVRDVVAWTALVIGHVQNGESEKGLKCISEMYAVGDDHDARRPNSRTFEGGFLACGNLGDLFSGRCLHGLVVKNGIGCSLVIQSSILSMYCKCGLPQEGYQSFCEVINKDLLSWTSVIGVYARFGLMSDCVRFFWEMQENQVYPDGIVIGCIISGFGNSGDVSGGKAFHGLVIRRHYVPDEMVYNSLLFMYCKFGMLSFAERLFYWCQGNIECWNSMVAGYGRIGKNIKCIELFREMQYLGICSESVGAVSAIASCGQLKEINLGRSIHCNVIKGFVDETLLVTNSLIEMYAKCDKMTVAWRIFNRSERDVILWNTLISAHIHLKHHEEAISLFNKMMMEEQKPNTATLVVVLSACSHLASLEKGERVHRYINENGFKLNLPLGTALVDMYAKCGRLEKSREVFDSMMEKDVICWNAMISGYGMNGYAESAVDIFNLMEESDVKPNDITFLSLLSACAHAGLVEEGKYLFAKMQSYYVKPNLKHYTCMVDLLGRSCNLEEAEELVLSMPVSPDGGVWGALLSACKTHNQIEMGIRIAKYAIDSEPENDGYYIMLANMYSSIGRWEEAENVRRTMKDRCLLGKKAGWSVL from the coding sequence ATGGTGATGCGCATATCTCTGCCGAAATTCGATCATGCCGAACTCATCTTTCTCTCCAAGCGCCTCACAACCCTTCAATCTCTTCTTCCATTCCACGCCATTACAGTCACCACCGGCAACTCCACCAACCCCTTCATCGCCGCCAAACTCATCTCTCTCTACGACACTCTCAACCACCCATCTTCCTCTTCAACCCTCTTCCACTCCCTTCCTTTCAAAGACACTTTCCTATGGAACTCTTTCCTCAAAACCCTCTTCTCTCGCTCCCTTTTCCCTCAGCTTCTCTCTTTTTACTCCCTCATGCGCTCTTCCAATGTGTTGCCGAATCATTTCACTTTCCCTATGGTTGCTTCTTCTTATGCCCACTTGATGCTTCTCCCTTCTGGGATGACACTTCATGGGTTGGCTTATAAAGTTGGGTTTCTTCCTTCTAGTTCAGCTGTTGGGTCTTCCTTTGTGTCGTTGTATTCAAGGTGTGGTAAAATGATTGATGCAgttaaggtgtttgatgaaatttcTGTGAGGGATGTTGTTGCTTGGACTGCACTTGTTATTGGGCATGTACAAAATGGGGAGAGTGAGAAGGGTTTGAAGTGTATTAGTGAGATGTATGCTGTTGGGGATGATCATGATGCTCGGAGGCCTAATTCCAGGACATTTGAGGGTGGGTTTCTTGCTTGTGGGAATCTGGGTGATTTGTTTAGTGGCAGGTGTTTGCATGGTTTGGTTGTGAAAAATGGGATTGGGTGTTCGCTTGTTATACAATCTTCTATTTTGTCTATGTATTGTAAATGTGGGTTGCCCCAAGAAGGTTATCAGTCCTTTTGTGAAGTGATCAACAAAGATCTTTTGTCTTGGACATCTGTCATTGGTGTTTATGCTAGGTTTGGGTTGATGAGTGATTGTGTGAGATTCTTTTGGGAGATGCAGGAAAATCAAGTGTACCCGGATGGAATTGTTATTGGTTGTATTATTTCGGGTTTTGGTAATTCTGGGGATGTATCTGGAGGGAAAGCTTTTCATGGATTAGTCATTAGGAGACATTATGTGCCTGATGAGATGGTTTATAATTCATTGTTGTTTATGTACTGCAAATTTGGAATGTTAAGTTTTGCTGAGAGGCTCTTCTACTGGTGCCAAGGGAACATAGAGTGCTGGAACTCTATGGTGGCTGGCTATGGTAGAATAGGGAAGAACATCAAATGTATTGAACTTTTTCGGGAGATGCAGTATTTAGGTATTTGTTCTGAATCAGTCGGCGCAGTTTCTGCAATTGCTTCGTGTGGACAGTTAAAAGAAATCAACTTGGGAAGGTCAATTCATTGCAATGTGATAAAAGGTTTTGTGGATGAGACTCTCTTGGTAACCAATTCACTCATAGAAATGTATGCAAAATGTGATAAAATGACCGTTGCTTGGAGAATATTTAATCGGTCTGAGAGGGATGTTATCTTGTGGAACACTCTGATTTCAGCTCATATTCATCTCAAGCATCATGAAGAGGCCATAAGCTTATTTAACAAGATGATGATGGAAGAGCAAAAGCCTAACACAGCCACTTTGGTGGTAGTACTTTCAGCTTGTTCTCACCTTGCATCTCTAGAGAAAGGAGAAAGAGTTCACCGCTATATAAATGAAAACGGTTTTAAGCTCAATTTACCTCTTGGCACAGCTCTAGTTGATATGTATGCCAAGTGTGGGCGGCTAGAAAAATCAAGAGAGGTATTTGACTCAATGATGGAGAAGGATGTAATTTGCTGGAATGCAATGATCTCGGGTTATGGAATGAATGGATATGCAGAATCTGCGGTGGATATATTCAATCTTATGGAGGAATCAGATGTTAAGCCAAATGACATTACTTTCCTCTCTCTTCTCTCAGCGTGTGCCCATGCAGGACTTGTTGAAGAAGGGAAATACTTGTTTGCTAAAATGCAGAGCTATTACGTGAAACCCAATTTAAAGCACTACACGTGTATGGTAGATCTTTTGGGAAGATCGTGTAATTTAGAAGAAGCAGAAGAATTGGTCTTATCCATGCCTGTTTCTCCAGATGGTGGTGTATGGGGAGCGCTGTTAAGTGCTTGTAAAACTCACAATCAAATTGAAATGGGAATAAGAATTGCCAAGTATGCTATTGACTCTGAACCAGAAAATGATGGATACTATATAATGCTAGCCAATATGTATAGCTCTATAGGGAGATGGGAAGAAGCAGAAAATGTGAGAAGGACAATGAAAGATAGGTGTTTGCTGGGAAAGAAAGCTGGTTGGAGTGTGCTCTGA